One Denticeps clupeoides chromosome 3, fDenClu1.1, whole genome shotgun sequence DNA window includes the following coding sequences:
- the LOC114785445 gene encoding endonuclease domain-containing 1 protein-like, with amino-acid sequence MTPPALLLLLLFISLAEGHVVQSFKGTCGQFFITDPKDQNNHIPPTILTDNQDPDRYKQICQRYSSQYRYATLYDTQNRIPVYSAYQYTGHTKLKRKTTWMIEPQLDELTASRSMGSESKVDKSKRGNYQALNKDFNSTYHKGHLYPVCHNDNQPCAYATFTLTNAAPQTSSDNLDWYHKVEAKVNKELEKICNTAHIVTGVVPGSKWMKKDNREVNIPSHFWTAYCCTGKPGGPVTRAVLAQTNPLTIDNNVVTVDDLNQKLSSLYGSSVPATGFEVFGSVCK; translated from the exons ATGactcctccagctctgctgctcctgctgctgttcaTCTCACTGGCTGAAGGACACGTCGTCCAATCTTTTAAGGGCACATGTGGTCAGTTCTTTATCACAGATCCTAAAGACCAGAACAATCACATCCCACCCACCATTCTGACTGATAACCAAGATCCAGACCGTTACAAGCAGATCTGCCAGCGTTACAGCTCCCAGTACCGCTACGCCACCCTGTACGACACCCAGAACAGGATCCCAGTCTACTCAGCCTACCAGTACACCGGCCATACGAAGCTTAAGAGGAAGACCACGTGGATGATCGAGCCTCAG CTGGATGAACTTACAGCCTCGCGTAGCATGGGCAGTGAGTCCAAGGTGGACAAGAGTAAAAGAGGAAACTACCAGGCCCTGAACAAGGATTTCAACTCCACCTACCATAAGGGCCACCTGTACCCAGtctgtcacaatgacaaccagCCCTGCGCCTACGCCACCTTCACTCTTACCAACGCAGCGCCACAGACATCAAGCGACAACCTGGACTGGTACCATAAGGTGGAGGCCAAGGTGAACAAGGAGTTGGAGAAGATCTGCAACACCGCCCACATTGTGACGGGGGTGGTGCCAGGGTCCAAATGGATGAAAAAGGACAACAGAGAAGTCAACATCCCCAGTCACTTCTGGACCGCCTACTGCTGCACAGGGAAACCGGGCGGTCCTGTGACCAGAGCTGTTCTAGCCCAGACCAATCCTCTCACCATAGACAACAATGTGGTCACCGTGGATGATCTGAACCAGAAGCTGTCTTCTCTGTATGGAAGCAGCGTCCCTGCTACAGGGTTTGAAGTGTTTGGCTCAGTGTGTAAGTGA
- the LOC114785692 gene encoding neoverrucotoxin subunit beta-like: MNSSDLVAIKALGRPLHLGALYNARNDSFLAGKSLWDVEDIEKGTTSEAQPYSNFDITTSDSLSEKHKLLDVSASLQASFFAGLVEVGGSAQYLHDKASSKHQCRVTMKYQGTTEFKELKILGLNVKYPEVFNQMEATHVVVGILYGAEAFMVFEDTAADESEKQEIHGNLSVMIKKIPGIEISGEGKVEMNDEDKDMVKNMSCTFHGDFLLEQNPTSYEEAVLVYKELPTLLGKDGEKAVPVKVWLYPLNKLNDVAAQIKNMVSETQVSQLKKMMEDFHEAEMRSTDLLVKSEILKTDDIRDKLELFQTKLRDFTAVFLQKVAEMLPAIREGTLEEKVLRDHLDKLKASGFSRSEMDSWLDEKETEIGVLSTYTKTMKYDIKRPGPELDVLLLHPEVDKIFMFSFTSLKYEEEYLNTISQSPENLKNNITISAQNTRAEIPWYKAAGVKEVLLMALNNMRGYEDDVHLISYISDPNNPGASVRLYQDGICKDPNVQSGHGNILLDPNTVNKQLVISKGGKKVERVKEGQSYPANPERFDYYTQALCKEGLTGNCCWEAEFTGGGVIMGMAYKSMSRKGYGRESCLGKNEKSWGLEFNDDSCIAWHNNVPKNVCASESRRIRVYLDYTAGTLSFHSVFSSEEKLLYKFHAIFTEPLYPGFWLIEPDRSVSLF; encoded by the exons ATGAACTCTTCTGATCTCGTGGCCATTAAAGCCCTCGGCAGACCCCTGCATCTCGGCGCGTTATATAATGCAAGAAATGACAGCTTCCTAGCAG GTAAGAGTCTGTGGGATGTGGAGGACATTGAGAAAGGaacaacatctgaagcacaACCGTACAGCAACTTTGACATCACAACCTCTGACTCACTCAGTGAGAAACATAAACTGCTGGATGTGAGCGCCTCTCTGCAGGCCAGCTTCTTTGCTGGGCTGGTCGAGGTTGGTGGGTCAGCACAGTACCTCCATGACAAAGCTTCATCTAAACATCAGTGTAGAGTAACAATGAAGTACCAGGGGACCACTGAGTTCAAGGAGCTGAAGATTCTCGGCTTAAATGTGAAATACCCCGAGGTCTTCAATCAAATGGAGGCCACACATGTGGTGGTTGGGATTCTCTATGGGGCTGAAGCCTTCATGGTGTTTGAAGACACTGCTGCTGATGAATCTGAAAAGCAGGAGATTCATGGCAACCTGAGCGTGATGATCAAAAAGATTCCAGGAATTGAAATCAGTGGAGAGGGAAAAGTTGAGATGAATGATGAGGACAAGGACATGGTGAAGAACATGAGTTGTACATTTCATGGTGACTTCCTACTAGAGCAGAACCCCACTTCCTATGAAGAGGCCGTGCTGGTCTACAAAGAGCTGCCCACTCTGCTGGGGAAGGATGGAGAGAAGGCCGTTCCTGTGAAGGTCTGGCTGTACCCTCTAAATAAGTTAAATGACGTAGCTGCACAGATAAAGAACATGGTCTCAGAAACTCAGGTGTCTCAGCTGAAGAAAATGATGGAGGATTTCCATGAGGCAGAGATGAGAAGCACTGATCTACTGGTGAAGAGTGAGATTCTGAAGACTGATGACATCAGGGACAAACTGGAGCTGTTCCAAACCAAGCTGAGGGATTTCACTGCTGTGTTCTTGCAGAAAGTTGCAGAGATGTTGCCTGCTATCAGAGAAGGAACCTTAGAAGAAAAAGTCCTCAGAGATCATCTGGATAAACTTAAGGCATCTGGATTCAGCAGGAGTGAAATGGATTCTTGGTTGGATGAGAAAGAGACTGAGATTGGTGTCCTGAGCACATACACCAAGACAATGAAGTATGACATTAAACGTCCAGGCCCTGAGCTTGATGTTCTTCTATTACATCCTGAGGTTGATAAGATTTTCATGTTCAGCTTCACGTCTCTAAAATATGAGGAGGAGTACCTGAACACAATCAGCCAGTCCCCTGAGAACCTCAAGAACAACATCACCATTTCTGCTCAAAACACGAGAGCAGAAATTCCATGGTACAAGGCAGCAGGAGTGAAGGAGGTTCTACTTATGGCCCTAAATAATATGAGAGGTTATGAAGATGACGTTCACTTAATCAGTTACATCTCTGATCCCAACAACCCTGGAGCTTCAGTCCGCTTGTATCAAGACGGCATCTGTAAGGATCCAAATGTCCAATCAGGACATG GTAACATCTTACTGGACCCGAACACAGTTAACAAACAACTAGTCATCTCTAAGGGAGGAAAGAAGGTTGAACGTGTTAAAGAAGGGCAGTCGTACCCAGCTAACCCAGAACGATTTGATTATTATACGCAGGCTCTGTGTAAGGAGGGTCTGACTGGAAACTGCTGCTGGGAGGCTGAGTTTACAGGGGGAGGTGTTATTATGGGAATGGCTTATAAAAGTATGAGCAGGAAAGGATATGGAAGGGAGTCTTGCCTTGGAAAGAACGAAAAGTCCTGGGGTCTGGAGTTCAATGATGATTCTTGCATTGCTTGGCACAACAATGTCCCTAAAAACGTGTGTGCGTCTGAGTCCAGACGGATCAGGGTGTATCTGGATTACACGGCTGGCACTCTGTCCTTCCACAGCGTCTTCTCATCTGAAGAGAAGCTCCTGTACAAGTTCCATGCCATCTTCACAGAGCCACTTTACCCAGGGTTCTGGTTAATAGAGCCAGATAGGTCAGTGAGCCTGTTTTAG